A stretch of the Nitratireductor thuwali genome encodes the following:
- a CDS encoding GNAT family N-acetyltransferase — translation MSGRPALRGGGEVMLRAARQQDRDDILRMQDAAFPGDALAMSREGFAGVLHERGTQLIVAETGGQIAGYCLLRHRKWRPWAGVDFLCVEAAFSGRGLGGMLLRGACDRTARPLIRLFVRPDNERARALYTRLGFRQTGLRKANYHDGTDAIVLMKWLGLFRRGANRDIP, via the coding sequence ATGAGCGGAAGGCCGGCACTTCGTGGCGGGGGAGAGGTGATGCTGCGGGCGGCGCGCCAGCAGGACCGGGACGACATCCTGCGCATGCAGGACGCTGCCTTCCCCGGCGATGCGCTCGCCATGAGCCGCGAGGGCTTTGCCGGCGTCCTGCACGAAAGGGGCACACAGCTCATCGTTGCCGAGACGGGCGGGCAGATCGCAGGATACTGTCTGCTGCGTCACCGCAAATGGCGGCCATGGGCTGGCGTCGATTTTCTCTGTGTGGAGGCGGCCTTTTCGGGCAGGGGACTGGGCGGGATGCTCCTGCGCGGCGCATGCGATCGCACCGCGCGGCCGCTCATCCGCCTGTTCGTCCGCCCGGACAATGAACGCGCACGGGCTCTTTACACTCGTCTCGGCTTCCGCCAAACGGGACTGAGGAAGGCCAATTACCATGATGGCACCGACGCCATCGTCTTGATGAAGTGGCTTGGCCTTTTCCGCCGCGGCGCAAACAGGGACATCCCATGA
- a CDS encoding ribonuclease D, translated as MTIRFHKNDLPHLDNYRVEAVAIDTETLGLKPHRDRLCVVQLSPGDGTADVVQIAAGQSQAPNIAALLGDRKITKLFHFGRFDLAVLYHAFGVMAEPAFCTKIASRLTRTYTDRHGLKDICNELLNVGISKQQQSSDWAAEILTPEQLEYAASDVLYLHRLREVLAGRLARENRAREAEACFEFLPTRAKLDLMGWDEEDIFAHS; from the coding sequence ATGACCATCCGTTTTCACAAGAACGACCTGCCCCATCTCGACAATTATAGGGTCGAGGCGGTTGCCATCGACACCGAGACATTGGGCCTCAAGCCCCACCGCGACCGGCTCTGCGTGGTGCAGCTTTCGCCTGGGGACGGGACGGCGGATGTCGTGCAGATCGCTGCCGGACAGAGCCAGGCGCCGAACATCGCCGCACTCCTGGGCGACCGCAAAATCACCAAGCTGTTCCACTTCGGCCGCTTCGACCTCGCCGTGCTCTACCATGCCTTTGGCGTCATGGCGGAACCTGCCTTTTGCACCAAGATCGCCTCGCGCCTGACGCGCACCTACACCGACAGGCACGGCCTCAAGGACATCTGCAATGAACTCCTGAACGTCGGCATCTCCAAGCAGCAGCAGTCGTCGGACTGGGCGGCCGAGATCCTGACGCCCGAGCAACTCGAATACGCCGCCTCCGACGTCCTTTATCTGCACCGCCTGCGCGAGGTGTTGGCCGGCCGGCTGGCACGCGAGAACCGCGCCCGCGAAGCGGAAGCCTGCTTCGAGTTCCTGCCCACGCGCGCCAAACTCGACCTCATGGGCTGGGACGAAGAGGACATCTTCGCTCACAGCTGA
- the recF gene encoding DNA replication/repair protein RecF (All proteins in this family for which functions are known are DNA-binding proteins that assist the filamentation of RecA onto DNA for the initiation of recombination or recombinational repair.) produces the protein MTQPENETRRPAQVYLTKLSLTDFRNYRSLSLELAPGPIVLTGENGAGKTNLLEAVSFLSPGRGLRRATIEDVVRAGAAGFAVHAQVEGPFGECSIGTGTAGVVAPAGETAARRVRINGETVRSADAMLEWLRVIWVTPAMDQLFTGPAADRRRFLDRLVLAIDPAHGRRAIDYEKAMRARNRLFADDVRDDAWFAAIETQMAETGVAIAAARHEMVRLLAAMIERLPSDSPFPKARIALDGIVDTQMGSRPAVEIEEDFRLRLAGERGRDRAAGRALEGPHRTEFLVRHAPKDMPAASCSTGEQKALLLGLVLAHARLTAELSGTAPVLLLDEIAAHFDAERRAALFDILEELNCQAFMTGTEPQLFDSLQGRAHFWTVSAGTVRSAGTP, from the coding sequence ATGACGCAGCCGGAGAACGAGACGCGCCGTCCGGCACAGGTCTATCTCACGAAGCTCTCCCTGACCGACTTCCGCAACTACCGCTCGCTTTCGCTGGAGCTGGCGCCGGGCCCGATCGTGCTGACCGGCGAGAACGGGGCCGGCAAGACCAATCTTCTGGAAGCCGTCTCCTTTCTTTCTCCGGGCCGCGGGCTGCGCCGGGCGACGATCGAGGACGTCGTCCGCGCGGGCGCCGCCGGTTTTGCCGTCCATGCACAAGTGGAGGGACCTTTCGGCGAATGCAGCATAGGCACGGGCACGGCGGGTGTCGTGGCGCCGGCCGGCGAGACTGCCGCCCGGCGCGTGCGCATCAATGGCGAGACCGTCCGCAGCGCCGATGCGATGCTCGAATGGCTGCGGGTGATCTGGGTCACGCCGGCCATGGACCAGCTCTTCACCGGACCCGCCGCCGACCGTCGCCGCTTCCTCGACAGGCTCGTGCTGGCAATCGATCCAGCCCATGGTCGCCGGGCAATCGACTATGAAAAGGCAATGCGCGCCCGCAACAGGCTATTTGCCGACGACGTGCGCGACGATGCTTGGTTCGCCGCCATAGAAACGCAGATGGCGGAGACGGGCGTCGCCATTGCCGCTGCCCGCCACGAGATGGTCCGCCTGCTCGCTGCGATGATCGAGCGGCTGCCTTCGGATAGCCCCTTTCCCAAGGCCAGGATCGCCCTCGACGGCATCGTGGACACGCAGATGGGATCGCGCCCGGCCGTCGAGATCGAGGAGGATTTCCGCCTGCGTCTGGCCGGTGAGCGTGGCCGCGACCGCGCTGCAGGACGTGCGCTGGAGGGACCGCACCGCACCGAGTTCCTGGTGCGCCACGCGCCCAAGGACATGCCGGCGGCAAGCTGCTCCACCGGCGAGCAGAAGGCGCTGCTGCTGGGGCTGGTGCTGGCGCATGCAAGGCTGACCGCCGAGCTTTCAGGAACAGCGCCGGTACTGCTTCTCGACGAGATCGCGGCCCATTTCGACGCCGAGCGCCGCGCCGCCCTCTTTGATATCCTGGAAGAGCTCAACTGCCAGGCCTTCATGACTGGCACAGAGCCGCAATTGTTCGACAGTCTTCAGGGCAGAGCGCATTTTTGGACCGTGTCAGCCGGCACGGTCCGCTCCGCCGGTACCCCCTGA
- the dnaN gene encoding DNA polymerase III subunit beta, giving the protein MRVILERSNLLKSLSHVHRVVERRNTIPILSNVLLAADGASLEMKATDLDLEVTEAAPATVEQGGATTVPAHLLYDIVRKLPDGSEVMLKTDDNGTAMAVISGRSNFRLQCLPQGDFPALTAGQFSHIFRMDAAALRGLIEKTQFAISTEETRYYLNGIYLHTVESDGALKLRSVATDGHRLARAEFEAPAGSEGMPGIIIPRKTVGELQKLVDDPDVAVTVELSETKIRFTIGSVVLTSKLIDGTFPDYQRVIPTGNDKKLIIDRQSFSAAVDRVSTVSSERGRAVKLAISEGQVVLTVNNPDSGSATEELAATYDSDPIEIGFNARYLLDVAAQLSGTEASFMLADAGSPTVIQDTSDAHTLYVLMPMRV; this is encoded by the coding sequence ATGCGCGTAATTCTGGAACGCTCAAATCTTCTGAAGTCTCTGAGCCACGTTCACCGCGTGGTGGAGCGGCGCAACACGATTCCGATCCTGTCGAACGTGCTGCTTGCCGCCGATGGCGCCAGCCTGGAGATGAAGGCGACCGATCTCGATCTGGAAGTGACGGAAGCGGCCCCGGCCACCGTCGAGCAGGGGGGCGCGACCACCGTACCGGCGCATCTCTTGTACGACATCGTGCGCAAGCTGCCCGACGGCTCCGAGGTGATGCTGAAGACGGACGATAACGGCACCGCCATGGCGGTCATATCGGGCCGCTCGAATTTCCGGCTGCAGTGCCTGCCGCAGGGAGATTTTCCGGCGCTCACCGCCGGCCAGTTCTCGCACATCTTCCGCATGGACGCGGCCGCACTGCGGGGGCTTATCGAGAAGACCCAGTTCGCCATCTCCACGGAAGAGACGCGCTACTACCTCAACGGGATCTATCTTCACACGGTGGAGTCCGATGGCGCCTTAAAGTTGCGTTCCGTAGCGACGGACGGCCATCGGCTGGCGCGGGCCGAGTTCGAAGCGCCAGCGGGCTCGGAGGGCATGCCCGGCATCATCATCCCGCGCAAGACCGTGGGGGAATTGCAGAAGCTGGTCGACGATCCGGACGTGGCGGTGACCGTGGAGCTGTCGGAGACAAAGATCCGCTTCACCATCGGCAGCGTGGTTCTGACGTCGAAGCTCATCGACGGCACCTTCCCTGATTATCAGCGGGTCATCCCTACCGGCAACGACAAAAAGCTGATCATCGACCGCCAGAGCTTCTCGGCGGCTGTGGACCGCGTTTCGACGGTTTCTTCCGAGCGTGGCCGCGCGGTGAAGCTTGCCATCTCGGAAGGCCAGGTCGTCCTGACCGTGAACAACCCCGATTCAGGCAGCGCCACCGAGGAGTTGGCGGCGACGTATGATTCCGATCCCATAGAGATCGGGTTCAACGCCCGCTACCTGCTCGACGTCGCCGCTCAGCTGTCGGGGACGGAAGCCAGTTTCATGCTGGCCGACGCAGGTTCCCCGACCGTGATCCAGGATACCTCCGACGCGCACACGCTCTATGTCCTGATGCCGATGCGGGTGTGA
- the dnaA gene encoding chromosomal replication initiator protein DnaA, translating into MDGSSSSNAVFERVQAQLKARLGTEVYSSWFGRMKLAEASKGVVRISVPTAFLRAWINGHYIDLITELWKREDPSVLKVDIVVRTATRGTIARSEVSPPVRKVSHQPQTALSSGVLTGGRSERPGSPPMTRPQQDGRPNIFGSPLDSRYTFDSFIEGGSNRVACAAARTVAESDSNSIRFNPLFLHASVGLGKTHLLQAIAAASLQRKPQSRVVYLTAEYFMWRFATAIRDNNALTLKEQLRDIDLLIIDDMQFLQGKSIQNEFCHLLNMLLDSARQVVVAADRPPSELESLEPRVKSRLNGGVSLEIAAPDYDLRLAMLKQRLASAREEDASLDIPLDILEHVARTVTGSGRELEGAFNQLVFRQSFEPHITLERIDEILGPVCRSGEPKRVRIEDIQRIVARHYNVSKTELLSNRRTRTIVKPRQVAMYLSKVLTPRSLPEIGRRFGGRDHTTVLHAVRKIEGLSGDDRQLAQEIELLKRLISDQA; encoded by the coding sequence ATGGACGGCTCCAGCAGCTCCAATGCGGTATTCGAGCGCGTCCAGGCACAATTGAAAGCCCGCTTGGGCACGGAGGTCTACTCCAGCTGGTTTGGCCGGATGAAGCTTGCCGAAGCCTCCAAAGGCGTGGTCCGCATTTCCGTGCCAACGGCCTTTTTGCGGGCCTGGATCAACGGGCACTACATCGACCTCATAACCGAACTCTGGAAGCGCGAGGATCCATCGGTCCTCAAGGTCGATATCGTGGTTCGCACGGCAACGCGCGGCACCATTGCGCGCAGCGAGGTGAGCCCGCCCGTACGCAAGGTCTCGCATCAGCCGCAGACCGCACTTTCCTCCGGCGTTCTTACCGGCGGACGCAGCGAGCGGCCTGGCAGCCCGCCTATGACGCGACCGCAGCAGGACGGGCGGCCGAACATCTTCGGATCGCCGCTCGACAGCCGCTACACGTTCGATTCGTTCATCGAAGGCGGTTCCAATCGCGTCGCCTGTGCCGCAGCGCGCACGGTTGCCGAGTCCGACTCCAATTCGATCCGTTTCAACCCTCTGTTCCTGCACGCCTCCGTGGGTCTGGGCAAAACCCACCTTCTTCAAGCGATCGCCGCGGCTTCTCTCCAGCGCAAGCCGCAGTCGCGCGTCGTCTATCTGACGGCTGAATATTTCATGTGGCGGTTCGCCACCGCGATCCGCGACAACAATGCGCTGACGCTGAAGGAACAGCTCCGGGACATCGACCTGCTGATCATCGACGACATGCAGTTCCTGCAGGGCAAGTCGATCCAGAACGAGTTTTGTCACCTGCTCAACATGCTGCTCGACAGCGCTCGTCAGGTCGTCGTGGCGGCAGATCGTCCGCCATCCGAGCTGGAATCGCTGGAGCCGCGGGTCAAATCGCGCCTGAACGGCGGTGTCTCGCTGGAAATCGCGGCCCCCGACTATGATCTGCGCCTTGCCATGCTCAAGCAGCGCCTGGCCTCTGCAAGGGAGGAGGACGCATCGCTCGACATTCCGCTGGATATCCTGGAGCATGTCGCGCGCACGGTGACGGGAAGCGGCCGCGAACTGGAGGGTGCGTTCAACCAGCTCGTCTTCCGCCAGTCGTTCGAACCACATATCACGCTGGAGCGCATCGACGAGATCCTCGGGCCGGTCTGCCGGTCGGGCGAGCCGAAGCGCGTGCGCATAGAAGACATCCAGCGCATCGTGGCGCGGCATTACAATGTGTCGAAGACCGAGCTTCTGTCGAACCGCCGCACCCGTACCATCGTCAAGCCGCGCCAGGTGGCCATGTATCTGTCCAAGGTGCTGACGCCCCGCTCCCTGCCGGAAATCGGCCGCCGCTTCGGCGGGCGCGACCATACGACGGTGCTGCATGCGGTGCGCAAGATCGAGGGCCTTTCCGGCGACGACCGCCAGCTTGCGCAGGAGATCGAGCTGCTCAAGAGGCTGATCAGCGACCAGGCCTGA
- the rpsT gene encoding 30S ribosomal protein S20, with product MANTTSAKKAVRKIARRTAVNKSRRSRVRSFVRKVEEALAAGDKTAAEEAFKAAQPELMRAAGKGVLHKNTASRKVSRLAQRVKTLGA from the coding sequence ATGGCCAACACCACTTCGGCCAAGAAGGCGGTCCGCAAGATCGCCCGCCGTACCGCAGTGAACAAGAGCCGTCGCTCGCGTGTTCGCAGCTTCGTCCGCAAAGTCGAGGAGGCACTTGCCGCCGGCGACAAGACAGCGGCGGAAGAGGCCTTCAAGGCCGCGCAGCCCGAGTTGATGCGCGCCGCCGGCAAGGGCGTGCTTCACAAGAACACGGCCTCGCGGAAGGTCTCGCGCCTCGCACAGCGCGTGAAGACGCTCGGCGCCTAA
- a CDS encoding enoyl-CoA hydratase: MAYETILVETRGRVGLITLNRPKALNALNSKVLEEVVAAAEAFDENAKVGAIVITGSEKAFAAGADIKEMQPKTYIEAYMEDFFADWERLTRIRKPVIAAVAGYALGGGCELAMMCDFILAADNAKFGQPEITLGVMPGMGGSQRLTRFVGKSKAMEMCLTGRMMDALEAERSGLVSRVVPAGELIEEALKVAGKIAEFSLPAVMMVKETVNRSYEMTLAEGLRFERRVFHSMFALADQKEGMAAFTEKRSAQFRNR; this comes from the coding sequence ATGGCTTACGAGACGATCCTAGTCGAGACGCGCGGACGTGTCGGCCTCATCACGCTCAACCGCCCCAAGGCGCTCAATGCGCTGAACTCCAAGGTGCTGGAGGAAGTGGTGGCGGCTGCCGAGGCTTTCGACGAAAACGCCAAGGTCGGGGCGATCGTCATTACCGGCTCCGAAAAGGCCTTCGCCGCGGGGGCAGACATCAAGGAGATGCAGCCGAAGACCTATATCGAAGCCTATATGGAAGACTTCTTCGCGGACTGGGAGCGCCTCACCCGGATCCGCAAGCCGGTGATTGCGGCGGTTGCCGGATATGCGCTGGGCGGCGGATGCGAGCTTGCCATGATGTGCGACTTCATTCTCGCCGCCGACAACGCCAAGTTCGGCCAGCCCGAGATCACGCTGGGCGTTATGCCGGGCATGGGCGGCTCGCAGCGGCTGACCCGATTCGTCGGCAAGTCGAAGGCCATGGAAATGTGCCTGACCGGCCGCATGATGGACGCCCTCGAGGCGGAGCGTTCAGGCCTGGTATCGCGCGTCGTGCCGGCCGGCGAACTGATAGAGGAAGCCCTGAAGGTGGCCGGCAAGATCGCCGAGTTCTCCCTGCCGGCTGTGATGATGGTGAAGGAAACGGTCAACCGTTCCTATGAGATGACGCTTGCCGAGGGCCTGCGTTTCGAACGGCGGGTCTTCCATTCCATGTTCGCGCTCGCTGACCAGAAGGAAGGCATGGCCGCATTTACCGAAAAGCGATCCGCCCAGTTCAGGAACCGCTGA
- the mutM gene encoding bifunctional DNA-formamidopyrimidine glycosylase/DNA-(apurinic or apyrimidinic site) lyase, which translates to MPELPEVETVRRGLEPVMEGARIVALVQRRPDLRFPFPDDFAARVAGRRVTALARRAKYLLIHLEDGAVLICHLGMSGSFRIERRAAADVPGSFHHARPRDAKHDHVCLSLQGPDGEAALVTYNDPRRFGFMLLAEAAELDAHPLLAGLGVEPTGNALDGALLSELLRGRQAPLKAALLDQRIIAGLGNIYVCEALWRAGLSPRRRAGSIAGQAGATARAGRLAEAVRTVISEAIAAGGSSLRDHMQTDGSLGYFQHSFNVYDREGEACRKPGCQGTIRRIVQSGRSTFYCPACQR; encoded by the coding sequence ATGCCTGAGCTGCCCGAGGTGGAAACGGTGCGCCGGGGTCTCGAACCGGTGATGGAGGGCGCGCGCATCGTTGCGCTGGTTCAGCGCCGGCCGGATCTCCGGTTTCCGTTTCCGGACGACTTTGCCGCAAGAGTGGCCGGACGCCGCGTCACAGCCCTTGCGAGGCGCGCCAAGTATCTGCTCATCCACCTTGAAGACGGCGCGGTGCTGATCTGCCACTTGGGCATGTCCGGCTCTTTCCGCATCGAGCGGAGAGCCGCCGCGGATGTGCCAGGCTCCTTCCACCATGCCCGGCCGAGGGATGCGAAGCACGATCACGTGTGCTTGTCGCTGCAAGGGCCGGACGGCGAGGCGGCGCTTGTAACCTACAACGACCCCCGACGTTTCGGCTTCATGCTGCTGGCCGAGGCTGCCGAACTGGACGCACATCCGCTGTTGGCGGGGCTGGGTGTCGAGCCTACCGGAAATGCGCTCGACGGTGCCCTGCTGTCCGAGCTGCTCAGGGGCCGGCAGGCGCCGTTGAAGGCCGCTTTGCTGGACCAGCGCATCATCGCCGGGCTGGGCAACATCTATGTCTGCGAGGCGCTCTGGCGCGCCGGCCTGTCGCCCCGGCGCCGTGCAGGTTCCATAGCGGGACAGGCTGGAGCGACAGCCAGAGCCGGCCGGCTGGCCGAGGCGGTGCGCACGGTTATCTCAGAGGCCATCGCCGCCGGCGGCTCGTCGCTGCGCGACCACATGCAAACCGACGGGTCGCTTGGCTACTTCCAGCATTCCTTCAATGTATACGATCGGGAAGGCGAGGCATGCCGCAAGCCCGGGTGCCAAGGCACCATCAGGCGCATCGTGCAGTCCGGCCGGTCGACATTCTATTGTCCGGCCTGCCAGCGATAG
- a CDS encoding TadE/TadG family type IV pilus assembly protein yields MTDLKQNAPVACPATPAANSRLAGRALKLLRDQRGVAAVEFAFIAPLLIGVYFLAMEYSLAVVTSSNVERSASQVGDLITQQQTITKAELDAIMEIGESVLQPYERSNPVITVTAIEITDDEEPEAKVVWSRKMVDGVGSPDATPGTETTVPRDLMVPGSFLVRAHTTLEYEPFGSRSTKEGNHFGFGGAFDALSMTMGGRYHLRPRVSLTIPCSDC; encoded by the coding sequence ATGACTGACCTGAAACAAAACGCACCTGTCGCCTGTCCTGCAACACCGGCCGCCAATAGCCGACTTGCCGGGAGAGCGCTAAAGCTCCTTCGCGACCAACGTGGCGTGGCCGCCGTCGAATTCGCGTTTATCGCGCCGCTTCTTATCGGTGTCTACTTCCTTGCCATGGAGTATTCTCTCGCGGTCGTCACCAGCTCGAATGTGGAGCGCTCGGCCAGCCAGGTGGGCGATCTGATCACCCAGCAGCAGACGATCACCAAGGCCGAGCTGGATGCCATTATGGAGATAGGCGAATCCGTGTTGCAGCCGTATGAGCGCTCGAACCCGGTGATCACCGTGACCGCTATCGAGATCACCGATGACGAAGAGCCTGAAGCCAAGGTCGTCTGGTCGCGGAAAATGGTTGACGGCGTTGGAAGTCCCGATGCGACACCGGGAACGGAGACGACAGTGCCAAGGGATCTCATGGTTCCCGGCTCGTTTCTCGTTCGCGCCCACACGACGCTCGAATACGAGCCCTTCGGCTCGCGATCGACGAAGGAAGGCAACCACTTTGGATTCGGCGGGGCATTTGACGCGCTGAGCATGACAATGGGCGGGCGCTACCACCTTCGCCCCCGGGTGAGCCTTACGATCCCCTGCAGCGATTGCTGA
- a CDS encoding TadE/TadG family type IV pilus assembly protein: MKASEAKTRRKGLFGLFMRDRKGVAALEFAMLAAPFFILFFAIVELCISVATWQLLNNAADDVARILRTGQIKAADLDEEELRTMICDRMQFLVGNNCPPEQLIVDLKQYDTFALAAAAKMRVRNGEVVIEDRGFDPGPSQSKNKMRIVYKWSTLTGFMKSRLFNLNDGTTSLFAAVTWQNEPFDD; the protein is encoded by the coding sequence ATGAAGGCATCAGAAGCAAAAACGAGACGCAAAGGGCTGTTCGGCCTGTTCATGCGCGACAGGAAGGGCGTGGCGGCGCTTGAATTCGCGATGCTCGCCGCACCATTCTTCATACTCTTCTTCGCCATCGTCGAGCTTTGCATTTCGGTTGCCACCTGGCAGCTGTTAAACAATGCCGCCGACGACGTTGCCCGCATCCTGCGAACCGGACAGATCAAGGCCGCAGATCTGGACGAAGAAGAACTTCGCACGATGATCTGCGACCGCATGCAGTTCCTCGTAGGCAACAACTGTCCTCCCGAACAACTGATCGTGGACCTCAAGCAATACGATACTTTCGCGCTGGCCGCCGCTGCGAAAATGCGCGTCAGGAATGGCGAGGTGGTGATCGAGGATCGAGGATTCGATCCCGGACCGTCCCAATCCAAGAACAAGATGCGTATCGTCTATAAATGGTCGACGCTGACCGGTTTCATGAAGAGCAGGCTGTTCAATCTGAACGACGGGACTACCTCGCTTTTCGCGGCCGTCACCTGGCAGAATGAGCCCTTCGATGACTGA
- a CDS encoding pilus assembly protein N-terminal domain-containing protein, protein MAVRSYIYSVGFALAAAVALSPVSALADAGIKVVMNQAKIVKLARPADTVVIGNPEIADAAVQDSTTIVLTGKGFGVTNIVVLDIEGQPIVDEQITVSRQTAESVRIYRRSSIQTLSCTPYCEGSYKTEAERMSEMEMAGQ, encoded by the coding sequence ATGGCCGTGAGGTCCTATATATATAGCGTAGGTTTTGCATTGGCGGCCGCCGTGGCATTGTCGCCGGTCTCCGCGCTGGCCGATGCCGGCATCAAGGTGGTGATGAACCAGGCCAAGATCGTCAAGCTCGCGCGGCCGGCCGACACCGTCGTCATTGGCAATCCCGAGATCGCCGATGCGGCGGTGCAGGATTCCACCACCATCGTGCTCACCGGCAAAGGTTTCGGCGTTACCAATATTGTCGTGCTGGACATCGAGGGCCAGCCCATTGTCGACGAGCAGATCACCGTGTCGCGGCAGACGGCGGAATCGGTGCGCATCTATCGCCGCTCGAGCATTCAGACCCTGTCCTGTACGCCCTATTGCGAGGGTTCCTACAAGACCGAAGCCGAAAGGATGTCGGAAATGGAGATGGCAGGACAGTAG
- a CDS encoding Flp family type IVb pilin yields MTKLFARFAKDESGATAIEYGLIAALIAVGIIAGANALSGSIDNTLTGLGTTMEDAN; encoded by the coding sequence ATGACTAAGCTGTTTGCACGTTTCGCCAAGGACGAGTCCGGCGCGACCGCTATCGAATACGGCCTGATCGCCGCCCTCATCGCCGTTGGCATTATCGCGGGCGCCAATGCGCTCAGCGGAAGCATCGACAATACACTGACTGGCCTTGGCACAACGATGGAAGACGCGAACTAA
- a CDS encoding A24 family peptidase: MLEAAIFVIFPFCMAYAAVSDMVSMTIANRVSLLLVAAFALIAPFTGMEWAAYGMHFAAGAAVLVVTFGLFALGGMGGGDAKLLAATSVWFGFSAGLLDYLILSTVAGGALTLALIAYRNSPISALTGANVLLRHFSDQEAGIPYGVALGVGGLLTYSQTPLMQWAMARMTAP, translated from the coding sequence ATGCTTGAAGCCGCCATCTTCGTCATATTCCCCTTCTGCATGGCCTATGCCGCCGTGTCCGACATGGTGTCGATGACCATCGCCAACCGGGTGTCGCTGCTGCTGGTCGCCGCCTTCGCGCTGATCGCGCCCTTCACCGGCATGGAATGGGCGGCCTACGGCATGCATTTCGCCGCCGGCGCGGCGGTGCTCGTGGTGACCTTCGGCCTGTTCGCCCTGGGCGGCATGGGCGGCGGCGATGCCAAGCTGCTTGCCGCCACCTCCGTCTGGTTCGGCTTCAGCGCCGGCCTCCTGGACTATCTCATCTTGTCGACCGTGGCCGGTGGCGCGCTGACCCTGGCGCTCATCGCCTATCGCAATTCTCCCATCTCCGCGCTGACAGGCGCCAATGTGCTGTTGCGGCATTTTTCCGACCAGGAGGCGGGTATCCCGTACGGCGTCGCCCTCGGCGTGGGCGGCCTGCTCACCTATTCCCAAACGCCGCTGATGCAGTGGGCGATGGCGCGGATGACGGCTCCCTGA
- a CDS encoding Kazal-type serine protease inhibitor — protein sequence MHLFKPLIKLGAMACAAVILSSCTVVVDEGPDRPPRPDRPQMCTMEYDPVCARRGERQRTFSNACMARAEGYRPIYPGECRRRPDRPPQSDRPQFCTKEYRPVCARRGDRVRTFPNACTARVADYRVIHPGSC from the coding sequence ATGCATCTCTTTAAGCCATTGATCAAGCTGGGCGCGATGGCCTGCGCGGCGGTTATCCTGTCGAGTTGCACGGTTGTCGTCGACGAAGGTCCCGATCGCCCGCCGAGGCCGGACCGCCCGCAAATGTGCACCATGGAATACGACCCCGTCTGCGCCCGCCGCGGCGAGCGGCAGCGCACTTTCTCCAACGCCTGCATGGCCCGCGCCGAGGGCTATCGTCCGATTTACCCCGGCGAATGCCGGCGGCGGCCGGACCGCCCGCCGCAGTCCGACAGGCCCCAGTTCTGCACCAAGGAATACAGGCCGGTTTGCGCAAGGCGCGGCGACCGGGTCCGCACCTTTCCCAACGCCTGCACCGCACGGGTCGCGGATTACAGGGTGATCCATCCGGGAAGCTGCTGA